From a region of the Methylomonas rapida genome:
- the ribH gene encoding 6,7-dimethyl-8-ribityllumazine synthase gives MTTVTTLEGNLSAQGGKFCIVSSRFNSFIVEQLEGGAIDAIVRHGGDKANITLVKVPGAFELPVAVQRVAAAKKFDAIIVLGAVIRGGTPHFEYVAGECVKGIAQVSLQHDVPVSFGVLTVDTIEQAIERAGTKAGNKGAEAALSAIEMVSLFNNMSV, from the coding sequence ATGACAACAGTCACAACCCTGGAAGGCAATCTGTCCGCGCAAGGCGGCAAATTTTGCATCGTCTCCTCGCGTTTCAACAGCTTCATCGTCGAGCAACTGGAAGGTGGCGCGATTGATGCCATCGTCCGACACGGAGGCGATAAAGCCAACATCACGCTGGTTAAAGTGCCGGGCGCCTTCGAATTACCCGTGGCTGTGCAACGAGTCGCTGCGGCCAAAAAATTCGATGCGATCATCGTGTTGGGCGCGGTGATCCGCGGTGGTACGCCCCACTTTGAATATGTCGCCGGCGAATGCGTGAAAGGTATCGCCCAGGTTTCGTTGCAACACGACGTGCCGGTCAGCTTCGGCGTGTTGACCGTCGATACGATCGAGCAAGCCATAGAGCGAGCGGGTACCAAAGCCGGCAACAAAGGCGCGGAAGCGGCCTTGTCGGCAATCGAAATGGTCAGTCTGTTCAATAATATGAGTGTTTAA
- the nusB gene encoding transcription antitermination factor NusB, producing the protein MSQAKTNARKCAVQALYQWQMSGESLSRIETYFLEQEYLKGAQKTYFSELFHGVPKQLTEIDAALAEFVDRPVEKIDPVERAILRIGVYELINRLETPYKVIINEGVNLAKDFGAEGSHKYVNGILDKVSQKQRAVEIAAKRAKPQN; encoded by the coding sequence ATGAGTCAAGCGAAAACCAATGCCAGAAAGTGCGCGGTGCAAGCACTGTATCAGTGGCAAATGTCCGGCGAAAGCCTGAGCCGTATCGAAACTTACTTCCTGGAGCAAGAGTATCTGAAAGGGGCACAGAAAACCTATTTCAGTGAGCTGTTTCATGGCGTACCCAAACAGTTGACGGAGATTGATGCGGCGCTGGCCGAATTCGTCGATCGGCCAGTAGAAAAAATCGATCCCGTGGAACGGGCGATTTTACGCATCGGGGTTTATGAGTTGATCAATCGACTGGAAACACCGTACAAAGTCATCATTAACGAGGGCGTCAATCTGGCTAAGGATTTTGGCGCCGAAGGCAGTCACAAATATGTCAACGGCATCTTGGATAAGGTTTCGCAGAAGCAGCGCGCGGTCGAAATCGCCGCCAAGCGGGCCAAGCCGCAAAACTGA
- the thiL gene encoding thiamine-phosphate kinase, with product MSGTIAEFDLIRRYFAVHAPQHPYNPLGIGDDCALLNVPAGYQLAVTTDTMVENVHFFADVDPESLGHKLLAVNLSDLAAMGAEPFAVTLALTLPATDESWLQAFSRGFMALARQYGVDLVGGDTTSGPLTLSVQAMGVVPEGRALLRSGAQAGDAVYVTGQLGNAGLGLKIKQGYDCNRPDLALQCFNKPQPRIEQGLALRGIANACIDISDGLAADLGHILEQSGVGARLQWERLPLSAQVQEYVERSNDWRMPLTAGDDYELCFTVPADFAGQLPGGSIQVGTIEAEPGLRVERAGVTEIFEAKGYEHFS from the coding sequence ATGTCGGGAACAATTGCCGAATTCGATTTGATCCGGCGCTATTTCGCCGTGCATGCGCCGCAACACCCTTACAACCCATTGGGCATAGGCGATGACTGCGCATTATTGAATGTGCCTGCGGGCTATCAGTTGGCGGTGACCACCGACACCATGGTCGAAAATGTGCATTTTTTCGCCGATGTCGATCCCGAGTCACTCGGCCACAAGTTGCTGGCGGTCAATCTGAGCGATCTGGCGGCCATGGGTGCCGAACCCTTTGCGGTGACGTTGGCCCTGACTTTGCCCGCGACCGATGAATCTTGGCTGCAGGCTTTTTCGCGCGGATTCATGGCACTGGCCAGGCAATATGGCGTCGATCTGGTTGGAGGGGACACGACGTCCGGGCCTTTGACATTGAGTGTGCAGGCCATGGGCGTGGTGCCGGAGGGCAGGGCGTTGCTGCGCTCTGGCGCCCAAGCCGGCGACGCGGTTTACGTCACGGGTCAGCTCGGCAATGCCGGTCTTGGGCTAAAGATCAAGCAAGGTTATGACTGCAACAGGCCCGATCTGGCATTGCAGTGTTTCAATAAACCGCAGCCCCGTATCGAGCAGGGTCTGGCATTACGCGGTATTGCCAACGCTTGCATCGATATTTCCGATGGTCTGGCCGCCGATTTGGGTCATATTCTGGAACAAAGCGGTGTGGGCGCCCGCTTGCAATGGGAGCGTTTGCCGCTGTCTGCGCAAGTACAGGAGTATGTCGAACGTAGCAACGACTGGCGCATGCCGTTGACGGCTGGCGACGATTACGAATTGTGTTTTACCGTGCCAGCCGATTTTGCCGGGCAATTGCCCGGCGGCAGCATCCAGGTCGGAACGATAGAGGCCGAACCGGGGTTGCGCGTCGAACGAGCCGGTGTTACGGAAATCTTCGAGGCGAAAGGCTATGAGCATTTTTCTTAG
- a CDS encoding TolC family outer membrane protein, which translates to MIRLLAALWLASIPFEAALAEDLMEIYRLAVQNDPEFKISDINQAVAGEFKSQSIAQMLPNLSFTASSERNRLANYKTEFSIMGAGLQHYWDHALGISLKQPVFNWGHWVQLDQSENKIAQAEAEFQAKQQGLMTRTVEAYFNVLAAQDNLDFIVAEKNSIEKQLEQAKQRFDVGIIAITDVYEAQAAFDRAQAAVIEAENQLDNSKERLREIIGDNPATLKKLAEQIPLSQPSPQDISAWANSAESNNFSIVAQFNQAEFIRKNIELQESKHLPTLDIVAQYYQQDNGNQFGFRGDNESFGVQVNLPIFEGGGTVSRTRQAQQEYEIAKEELIKVKRSVNREVKDAYRGVLASINQVKALKTTTESGELAVEAAEAGLEVGTRTMVDVLAIQRNLYKALSDYARSRYDYLINGIKLKQASGSLTEQDLLQINEYLRN; encoded by the coding sequence ATGATAAGACTGTTGGCGGCGCTATGGTTAGCCTCTATACCGTTCGAAGCGGCCTTGGCCGAAGACTTGATGGAAATTTATCGATTGGCTGTACAAAACGATCCTGAATTCAAGATCAGCGACATCAATCAAGCGGTCGCTGGTGAGTTCAAATCGCAAAGCATTGCGCAAATGCTGCCTAATTTAAGTTTTACCGCCAGCAGCGAGCGTAACCGACTGGCCAACTACAAAACCGAGTTCAGCATCATGGGCGCGGGCTTGCAGCATTATTGGGATCATGCCTTGGGAATCAGCCTGAAGCAACCCGTTTTCAACTGGGGCCACTGGGTACAGCTGGATCAATCCGAAAACAAAATCGCCCAGGCCGAAGCCGAATTTCAAGCCAAGCAACAAGGCCTGATGACGCGAACCGTCGAGGCTTATTTCAATGTGCTCGCGGCTCAAGATAATCTTGATTTCATCGTTGCCGAAAAGAATTCCATCGAAAAACAATTGGAACAAGCCAAGCAGCGCTTCGATGTCGGCATCATTGCGATCACCGACGTCTACGAAGCCCAGGCCGCTTTCGATCGCGCGCAAGCCGCCGTCATCGAGGCCGAAAATCAACTGGATAACAGCAAGGAAAGGTTACGCGAAATCATTGGCGACAATCCGGCGACGCTTAAAAAGCTGGCAGAGCAAATACCGCTGAGCCAGCCCAGTCCTCAAGACATTTCCGCGTGGGCCAACTCGGCGGAAAGTAATAACTTTTCGATCGTAGCCCAGTTCAATCAAGCGGAATTCATCCGCAAAAACATCGAGCTGCAGGAATCCAAGCATTTGCCGACCCTGGATATCGTGGCGCAATACTATCAACAGGACAACGGCAACCAATTTGGTTTCCGCGGCGACAACGAGAGTTTTGGCGTCCAAGTCAACCTACCGATATTTGAAGGCGGCGGCACGGTATCGCGCACCCGCCAGGCACAACAGGAATACGAGATCGCGAAGGAAGAACTGATCAAGGTCAAGCGCAGCGTCAATCGCGAAGTCAAAGACGCCTATCGCGGCGTCTTGGCCAGCATCAATCAAGTCAAGGCCCTCAAAACCACCACCGAATCGGGCGAATTGGCCGTCGAGGCCGCGGAAGCCGGCCTGGAAGTCGGCACCCGCACCATGGTCGACGTACTGGCCATTCAGCGCAATCTTTACAAGGCCCTGAGTGATTACGCCAGAAGCCGTTATGATTACCTGATCAACGGCATTAAACTCAAACAGGCCTCCGGCAGCCTGACCGAGCAAGATCTACTGCAAATCAACGAATATTTACGCAATTGA
- a CDS encoding phosphatidylglycerophosphatase A family protein — MSIFLREHYGNSRLTASEILKDPVLLLAFGFGSGLAKKMPGTLGTLAAIPLYVLLMQTPVAVYGIFTLLSVVFGILICEQASKKLDVHDFGGIVWDEIAGFLITMIGLPFSWHSLLAGFVLFRLFDIVKPWPIKWLDKHVEGGLGIMMDDVLAGVFAALILRFWF; from the coding sequence ATGAGCATTTTTCTTAGAGAACATTATGGCAACAGCCGCCTGACGGCATCAGAGATTCTCAAAGACCCGGTGCTGCTGTTGGCGTTCGGCTTCGGCTCCGGTTTGGCGAAGAAAATGCCGGGTACGCTGGGCACCCTGGCCGCCATTCCGTTGTATGTGCTGTTGATGCAAACCCCTGTTGCCGTTTATGGGATTTTCACCCTGCTGAGTGTAGTGTTTGGCATTCTTATCTGCGAGCAAGCCTCGAAAAAACTGGACGTGCACGATTTCGGCGGCATCGTTTGGGACGAGATTGCCGGTTTCCTGATTACGATGATAGGCTTGCCGTTTTCCTGGCATAGCCTGCTCGCCGGTTTTGTCTTGTTCAGACTATTCGACATTGTCAAACCCTGGCCGATCAAATGGCTGGACAAGCATGTTGAAGGCGGCTTGGGCATCATGATGGACGACGTGTTGGCGGGCGTTTTCGCGGCTTTAATCTTGCGTTTTTGGTTTTAA